In a genomic window of Mercenaria mercenaria strain notata chromosome 19, MADL_Memer_1, whole genome shotgun sequence:
- the LOC128551141 gene encoding uncharacterized protein LOC128551141: MATTVHYYNTKSSGDVKPTIKLDEVDANEGHYEVITRDGDMEETYQKLETDRKVNSDKIGMSKEKLDKTKLVIVLLCCVVSGLVVAVVSLNVVIFSILVTNGDWTSWGDWGACSVTCGIGITTRIRTCSNPRPSTMGQYCEGNSEQVQICNDNACSGIGQWSEWEKWSECSTTCQGALRTRLRKCTVPVFTLDERACNGSSSQIEICNVDPCIRNSNGFSVHGPNTTSTGHPLTFETELYNDSDLFNMTTGIFVCKQEGLYFFISTTLRNAGNSRKTGCSFYKNDVKTEYFFSFAATNDTRDFPSDTRSILYNLKQGDYVYLGSCFGVSNMAFLTSFTGFLVSSVY, translated from the exons ATGGCAACAACTGTTCATTATTATAATACTAAAAGTTCGGGCGACGTTAAACCTACTATAAAACTTGACGAGGTTGATGCAAATGAAGGACACTATGAAGTTATTACAAGAGATGGTGATATGGAAGAAACTTATCAAAAATTGGAAACAGACAGAAAAGTAAACAGTGATAAAATAGGAATGTCGAAGGAGAAACTAGATAAAACAAAACTTGTAATAGTTTTGCTATGTTGTGTTGTGTCCGGTTTAGTAGTGGCAGTCGTGTCATTGAATGTCGTTATATTTTCTATACTTG TAACAAATGGCGATTGGACGAGTTGGGGAGACTGGGGAGCATGCAGTGTAACTTGCGGAATTGGCATAACTACCCGAATACGGACATGTTCAAACCCAAGACCATCGACAATGGGACAATATTGCGAGGGCAACTCGGAACAAGTGCAAATATGTAATGATAATGCTTGTTCAG GTATAGGTCAATGGTCTGAATGGGAAAAATGGAGTGAATGTAGCACGACCTGCCAAGGAGCACTTCGTACTCGTTTGAGGAAATGTACAGTCCCTGTTTTCACCTTAGATGAAAGAGCATGCAATGGCAGTTCATCACAAATAGAGATATGTAACGTAGATCCGTGCATCC GTAACAGTAATGGGTTTTCTGTACATGGACCTAATACAACCTCAACAGGACATCCACTGACATTCGAGACAGAACTGTATAATGACAGCGATCTTTTTAACATGACCACTGGCATATTTGTCTGCAAGCAAGAGGGACTCTACTTTTTCATATCTACGACGTTAAGGAATGCTGGAAATAGCCGAAAAACGGGTTGCTCGTTTTATAAAAATGACGTCAAAACCGAATACTTTTTTAGTTTTGCTGCTACCAATGATACAAGAGACTTTCCTTCCGATACAAGATCAATTTTGTATAATCTCAAACAAGGCGATTATGTTTATCTTGGTTCATGCTTTGGTGTATCAAATATGGCCTTTCTTACAAGTTTCACAGGCTTTCTTGTTAGTTCCGTTTATTGA